TCTTCTTCATTTTTCGGTGTATCATAGCTGACGACACGTGTCATGCCTGACATCATATGGTAGAGAAAGTGGCAGTGGAAAAGCCAGTCTTTCTCATAATCGGCTGCAAACTCTATAACACTCTTTCCCAAAGGCGGTATGTCTACGGTATGTTTCAGCGGTGAACGACTGCCATGTTCGTTGACTACACGAAAAAAATGCCCATGCAAATGCAGAGGGTGGTGCATCATGGTCTTGTTATCGAAAATAAAACGTACATTCTCACCTTTTTTGATAGATATTTTGTCTTCTTCGCTCAGTATTTTGCCGTTAAAGCTCCAGATATACCTGCGCATATCACCATTGAGTGTAAGATGCACTTCTCTCCATGGCCGTTTTGTATCCAGTGTGGTATCTTCCAGTGCTTCGAGTTTTGCATAAGGGGTAAGCGGTCTTTGATCTGATGACATATCCATTTTATTCATATTCATGGAAGCACCGCACTTCATACCAGCTGTCGACTTCCCACCGCTGCATTTCATTGTTTTGCTACCACCGATCGCTTTACCAATGGATGACATCGAAGAGGCGCATTTCATCGCATAATAATTTGGCTTGGGTACCCCTTTGACCGATACCTTTTCTCCTTTGCCTATATAGATAGAAGCTTTTCCTGAACCATCCTGTGCTGTGGCTCTCAGTTCAAAAGCACCGTCTTCTGGTACAGTGAGAATAGCGTCATACGTCTCTGCGACAGAGATAAGAAGTTTATCTTGATCAAAAGGTTTAACATCTACACCATCAGCAGAGATAATGCGCAACGGTCCATCTGCATATTGCATATAAAAATAGGTGGAGGCAGAACCATTGATGATCCGTAACCGTATCTTCTCTCCGGCTTTTGCCTTGTAAGTACTGCTCTGTTTCCCATTGATAAGGAAAGCATCGTAGTAGACATCAGATATATCCATACCGGGCATTTGGTTTTTCCATTGGGTAAGCATATTACCCACAGCATCATTTTGAATGAATCCCCAGAGTGATTGTACAGAACCTTTTTTGATGGCATAGTATTCACTGCCGCGTTTGAGTGTTCTCATGACCTCTTCGGGATCCTCATCGGTCCAGTCCGAGAGAAGGAGAACCAGTTCTTTATCTACTTTATACCGTTTCTTTTTCGGTTGGATCATGATAGAGCCATAGATTCCTCTTTGTTCATGAAGCCCTGTATGGGAATGATACCAGTATGTTCCGGACTGTATCAGAGGAAAACGGAATGTAAGCGAGCCGTGTGCTTTTATAGGGGGAGTTGTAAGGTAGGGAACACCATCCTGATCATTACGTCCAGGAAACAGAATACCATGCCAATGGATGGAAGTGTCAACATCCATCTTGTTTGTCACTTTAATGTTAACCCAGTCTCCTTCTTCCGCTTTAATGGTTGGACCGGGAATGCCTCCATTGATGGTCATGGCTTCTACATCTTTTCCCGTAAAGTTAACAGTTTTATACTCTATTACAAGATCGTAGTATACATCTTTGGCTGAAAGTAGAGTACTCAGTAGAGTGAATAATAGCAGTAATTGCTTCATAACATCCCCTTCTAACGTTCATGAAACAGGATAATACAAAAGTGTGTAGTGCCTGTGTAACTTAAAACAAAGTCTCATGAATCGTTTTTCTTATAGAAGTGCGCATCATCTATGCACACTTCTATTTTTACTTTGTATCTTTTGTCTTTTTAGAAGCTAAAATAAAAGCCAAAATGTCTCTTGCCTCTTGTCCTGTAAGTCCGGCACGAACACGCATATGCTTCATAGAAATCGGCCACTTACTTTTACTAAGACTTGATGGGGTACGTAAATTGTGACAACGCATACAAGTATCAGCCCAAAGTTGTGCACCATTTTCAATATTACTGGTATTTTCATTTGCTACAGAAGCTGTGCCCATTGCAGCAAGTAATAGCATCGTTATTGTTGTTATTTTTAATATATTTTTCATCTTGTTCTCCTAAAAACCAATTGCAAACTGTACAAGGAAACGATCGTTATTTGCATGTGAATCAATTGCTGTATCATCTTCATCTTCATTGAACTCATATGCAACTTTGGCAAGAAGAGTGTTCGTAAAAAGATAGTTCAATCCAAATGCCCACTGGTTGCGATCGGCCTCAGGATTATGATACTCACTGTAACGAACGACGGGTTCAAGTTTCACCGATGAAAATTGATAGGCTGCCTGGGCATACCATGCCTTCCATGTGCCACCCTCTAATGTACTCAAAGCATTCTCACCAATTTTTTGTTGTATATACTCAGCTTTTAAATTGAGCGCATCAATGTTATACATTAGATCTGCCCCAAATACATCGTAATCACGGGCAACAGTTTCTTCTGAGGGGAGTTCCTCTTCAACTTCTCCAGTTGCCAAAGAAACGCCAATTTCCATATTTCCCAAAGGATTAACAGCATAACGTCCACCAATGGTCATACTTGCATCACTCACGTCTGTTTTAGCCTCTGTATCAATGATCACATCACCATCATCTGCTACACCAAAGGTCGGTGCATTTGCCACAAAGATAGCATAATTACTTCGCATCTCTCCTATCTTTGGCAAACCACCCCGAAGTGCTATACCGATATTAGAAGAGAGTGCTGCCCCGTCATGTCCAAAGCCGACCGGTGCACTTGGAAGTTTATTGATCCAGGAAGGATGTTGGTTTTGTACAAACTGTCCTATAGGTGATAGGAACTTACCTACTTGTAACCCCATATAATCATTGATAAAGAATGTACCTGCAGCATATTCAAGGTTCGTTTCGGTTTCACCTTCATCATTGATCTCAAGCTCTACTTCAGCTTCGAACAAAAAGATATCACCATATGTGTAGAGTAATAAAGGAGAAAACTTAACCTCAGAGAAGGAACCATCGTCATCTTCTTCATTTACAAAGTCAAAAGATGCATAGCCTGCCAATTGGAATGCAGACATTGAATGATCTTCAAAGCTATTTTGCATTTGTTTATCTCTTAGTTGCAAGGCGTCTACATCCTCACGCAGCTGTTTTATATCAACATCTTGTGTTTCTGCCACTAATAGTGTTGATGTCATCATCGTACTTAGTACAACGCCAATCATTAACTTTTTCATACAATACTCCTTGATGTATAAGATTTAATTATAAAAATTTTATGTGCAGTATGTGTGTAGTTGTTAGATTGATAAGAACGTTAAAGTTCTTCAGTTCTATACTTTTTTAAAAATATACTTTCGCCTATAAGTATGAACAAGATCCCTATCAATGCAGCATAAATTATCATGATGTCCGTGGATGCTTTTATCATAAGAAATGCACCAAGTACTATGACATCAAATATGATCGCAGATATCAGAATAAATGCATTAGCATGGATCTCTTTACGTAAATACCTGAAAACACCCCAGTGAACAGCAATATCCATAATGATATAAAAAATAGCCCCCAGTGATGCGATCCGACTCAAGTCAAAAAATATCGTCAGACATATAGCAATGACAACAGTATAGACCAATGTATGCTTTTGGATGTCCCCAGGCATACCAAAATGACTATGTGGTACAAGCTTCATTTCAGTCAACATAGCAAGCATACGCGATACTGCATACACACTTGCGATCAAACCTGATATAGTAGCTACAATCGCTATGGCTACAGTAAACCATAAACCATAATTACCAAATGCAGGTCGTGCTGCCTGAGCCAGTGCATAATCTTTTGCATGGATGATTTCCGGCAACGTTAGATTTGCTGCCACAGCCATAGCGACTAAAAAATAGATCACTACGCATATCACAATAGAAATGATAATGGCACGTCCGACATTCTTATGTGGGTTTACAATTTCTGAACCGCTATTGGTAATCGTGGTAAACCCCTTATATGCCAGAATAGCCAGGGCCATTGATGCTATGAACCCAGTAAGAGATGTATCTGTCATATTTACAGAAGTGTTTTCAAATGAAAAACCGGCAACCCATAAACCACCGAGTGAAAATACAATGATACCGCCAATTTTTATAAGAGCCATCAGTAAGGAAAAGAGTCCGATTATTCGATTTCCGGAAATGTTAAGCAGGAAGGCAAAAATCAATAGACCAACACCTAATGCCGGAACTATCCAGCTATTAGGATCAATATCAAATAACTGAGTGGTGTAGGTACCAAAAGTACGTGCGACAAGGCTTTCGTTGATGACCATGGAAAAGTACATCAAAAGTGCACCTACAGCTGTCTTAATACCTTTTCCGTAGGCTTTTTCCAAGAACATCGCAATACCACCGGCAGACGGATAGGCATTGGACATTTTTACATAGGAATAAGCACTGAATGCAGTGACTACAGCAGCCACAAGAAATACAAGAGGAAACAGTGAACCTGCAAGCTCGGCAATTTGCCCAGTAAGGGCCAAAATACCTGCACCTATCATCACGCCTGTACCCATTGATACAGCCCCGACAAGTGTCATACTGCTTTCTTTATATTTGGTAGATCTATCGTGTTTTGAATGATCTTTCATACTACTCTCTGTTTAATTATTGAATTTATTTGTTCATCATACCTTGATTGCCCATCATGCCTTGACCACCACATTTCATGCCTTGGCCCTGTTTCATACCTTTACCTTGCTTCATATCCTGGTTGTCCATGCCTTTTTTTCCCATCATACAACGATTGTTCATCATGCTCTGGCAACAACAGCAGCAACAACAGCAATGCATACCTTGGCCACCCATCATTCCCTGGTTGCCCATGCCCATCATGCCTTGACCACCCATCATGCCCTGACCACCCATCATGCCCTTACCTTGCATACCGTATTTTTGACGCTCTTCCTGTGTCATGGATTGCATACGTTTTTGCATCTCTTTTCTAAAGTCATCTCTCTGTTCCATAGGTACACTTCCACGCATATGCATCATATCTTCAGTACTCATATGTGTAAAATCTATCGCATAAAGTGAAGCGATCATAGCTGTGATTATGATTAAATATTTCATCATTTTTTCCTTTTTATGTTAATTATGTCATGATTGGACAGGCTTGATCCCGTCAACATATTGTTTCTTACTCATAAATTTGACGCTGATGTATTGTTGATGACATATTATCTACCTCCATCCTTCGCAGGATAGCACGTATGTGTGCATTATATGTGTAGAAGTCCTTTTCTACTACACACTCACTCCATACAGCATCTATTATAATTAATTATATTAAGCAGAAAAGAGTTATAGATGAAAGATGTATTGATCGTAGGCGGTGGATACGGTGGTATTGCCGCCTTGAAAACACTGGCACCGAGAAAAGATATTACTATCACTTTGTTAGATCAGAATCCTTACCATTTTTTACAGACGGAGGGATATTCGTTGATCGCAGGTACACTTCCTTTTGATAAAACGATCGTCAACTTAAATTCTCTGTGTCAGAGCTACGGTGAAAATATATCTTTCATACATAATGGTGTTTCACACATTGACTTGGATAGTAAGTGTGTCTATATAGAGCAAAAAGAGCAAATATTTTATGATTACCTGATCATCGCTACAGGTAGTGTGACACGAATGATGGACTCTATTGAAGGATTGCAGAACTGCAGTTATGGTATTAAAAGTCTTAGGGGAGCCTTTCATATGAAACAGTTCTTCGAGAAGGAGCTTTTTACAAGGTTGGAAAATCATAAACATGCTAAAGCCCATTATAGCATTGTTGTCGGTGGTGCAGGGCTTACGGGTGTAGAGATCGCTGCTGAAATGCAGCATTATTTTAACCGCTACTATAAGAACAATACACTGGCCTGTGATAAAATTACCATCCATCTCATTTCAGGTTCAGATACAGTGCTCAAAGGTATGCATCCAGATATCATTAAATATGCAACAAAACATTTGGAGCATCTTGGTGTGATTCTGCATTGCGGATTGCATATCTCTAAGGTTGAACCTCATAAGGCCTATCTGGAGAATGGTGAAGTGATCGATTTTGATTTCATGCTTTTTACCGGAGGAATTAGTGCTACGGCAATGGTAAGGTCCATAGAGGTTGAACACAATAAACTCGGGCAGATCATCGTGAACCCAACCTTACAGATACCCGGTCATACTGAAGCGTTTGCTGTGGGGGATGCTGCTGAGATATTGGATACGAAAGGGAAACGCATTGCCGATACTGCACAAGCAGCCATCAAAAGCGGTATACATGCCGCATCTAACATTGAGCATATCTTGAACGGAAAAGAGCCTGTGGCTGCGGATATAAGAATAGTGGGACTGGCTATTGCGATGGGTGGGAATTATGCCATTTTGAGCATTGGATCTATTAAAATGAGAGGGAAGGTAGCCCATTATGTCAAAAAACTGATTGAAAACTTATATAAATGGCCACTTTGGATACGTTGCAGGTTCGGATTTAATAAAGCGTGCGAAATAGAAGGATAGAAGATGTTGCAAGAGATAGGTACCTTTTCATCACTGTATGACCATTTGAAGGGATTACCTGAAAATGAAACATTTTTGAATCATTTGGAAATGGGTGAATGGAAGCGCTTTTCCAAATCGGAATTTCTTGAAACGGTACGCTATCTTACACTGGCATTCGATGCAAGAGGATGGCGCGATAAAAAGATCGCGATAGCGGTCTCTCCTTCTTCATACTGGCTGATGGTTGACTATGCACTGATGCTTTGCGGTGCGGTCAGTGTACCTCTTTTTACTAATATCTCGCCCAAAAACCTGCATTTTGAGATGGAAAACGCTGAGATCGATACAGTGTTTATGCAAACCGATGAGCAAAAAAATGCTATATATCTTGCTGATGAGAGTGTTACTTGTATCCATTTTAGGCCTGCGGATCCTCCATGTCAATCCTTCGAGTCATTCATCAAAGAGGGGAAAAGTATCGATCTGGCTGACAATACGAAGTTTGATCGTCTTTTATCCATGATCACACGGGACACACCGCTCACTGTTGTGTATACATCGGGTACTTCAGGATTGCCAAAAGGAGCACTGCTTACCCATGCAAACCTGATCTCACAGCTCATAGACACGGAACTTATCTATAAGCTTTATCCTGAAAGTGACAGAGCACTCAGTGTGCTTCCTTTGGCACACATCTTTGAGAGAATGGTCATGTACTTTTATCTGAGTCAGGGAGTCAGTGTCTATTTTGTCGATAAAGTCAAACATATAGCAGCAATTATGCAGGAGGTCCGGCCAACCTTGATGACCGTAGTACCAAGACTGCTTGAGAAGGTCTATTTTCGGATGTACCAAAAAGCACTTGACAATGCGTTCTTCAAACGTCACATCGCAATGCTGGCTTTCAGATATGCAAAACAAAAGATACCAGATGGTACCTCAAGCTTGCGGGCAAGGTTCTTCGATCATCTCGTGTATCAAAAACTGCGTGACTCTATGGGTAAAAAGTTCCGTATGATGATCTCGGGTGGGGCACAGCTTCCCGAAGAGATCAATTGTTTTTTTACCAATATCGGTATACCTGTGTATCAGGGATACGGGCTCACTGAAGCCAGTCCGGTGATCTGTGCGAATGCACCCGGTGATAATAAAATAGGTACCTGCGGCAAACGCTATGCACATACGGAAGTCAAACTCAGCAGTGAGGGTGAACTTCTGGCTAAGGGGCCTGGGATCATGCAAGGTTATATCAATAATCCTGAAGCGACCAAAGAAGCAGTAGATGAGGAAGGATGGCTTCATACAGGTGATCTGGCTGAGATTGATGCAGAGGGGTACATCACGATCACAGGAAGAAAGAAAGAACTTGCCAAAACCTCTACGGGTGAATATATTTCGGTGCAATATATAGAAGAACTTTTGACGGCCTGCGGATGGTTTGACTATGCAATGGTCATCGGGGATGATCGGCCTTTTGTCGTCGCACTGCTGATGCTCGATCCCAATATGATAAGTAGTTACGCACAAAAACATGGATTTTCAACGGCCCAAGAGGCTGCTGTATCCAAAAAATTCAAGCAGCATATAGACACCTTTATCGATCAGGTCAATACAAAACTGAACGATTGGGAGAAGATACGGAACTATCATCTGATCACTGAAAAGTTGAAAATAGAAAACGGTGATATCACCCCGTCAATGAAACTTGCCAGAGAGCATGTCAAAAAGCATTTTGAAAATGAGATCGCACAGATGTATGGAGGCCATAGATGAAAAGAGAACGTATTGCGATCATTTCGGGACTTCGCACGCCAATGGCAAGAGCAGGGGATAAGTTTCAACATCTCCAGGCGGATACCCTGGGGACCAGGATCATACGTGAAACAGTGATGCGTTCACCTCTGGGTTTTGACGAATTTGACGAAGTTATCATTGGAAATGTCGCACAGCCTATTCATGCGGCGAACATAGCCAGGGTCATTGCGCTGCGTTCTGGGTTTCCTCGTGAAACTCCGGCTTTTACTGTCAACCGTAACTGTGCTTCAGGTATGCAGTCGATTACTTCGGCTGCCGATCGTATACGTGCCAATGAAGGGAATATCTATCTGTGTGGAGGAGTGGAATCGATGAGCAATATCCCGCTGGTCTATAATCAAAAGATGACTGCACTCTTTCTAAAACTCTCTAAATCGAGAACCTTTTTGGAACGCTTCCATGCGCTTTTGAGTTTTCGTCCGGGTTTTCTTAAACCTATTGTCGGCTTGATGTCAGGTTTGACCGATCCGGTGAGCGGTCTGATGATGGGTTCAACCGCCGAAGTATTGGCCAGGGAATTCGGGATCAGCCGTGAAGCACAGGATGATTTCGCATTAGAGAGCCACAAAAAAGCAGCAAAAGCCAAACAAAGCGGCAGGTTCGCACAAGAAATGATGCCGATCATCTATGATGAAGAGAATGGCAAGATACTTGATTATGATGACGGTATCAGAGACGGACAAACGATAGAAGCACTCGCTGCACTGGAGCCTTACTTTGATAAAAAGAACGGAACCGTCACTGCAGGAAACGCATCACAGATCACAGACGCTGCTGCCGCAGTCATCGTTATGGGAGAGGAAGAAGCAAAACAAAGAGGCTTGACACCGTTGGGATATGTCAGTGACTATGTGTATGCAGGGCTCGATCCCAAACGCATGGGGTTGGGTCCGGTCATCGCAACCCATAAACTTTTCAAACGGACAAAGTTAGGTATGAAGGATATCGATCTGGTCGAGATCAATGAAGCCTTTGCTGCCCAGGTCATCGCATGTTTGCAATCATTTGACTCTACGGTATTTTCCAAAAAGCATTTTAATGAAAGTAAAGCTGTCGGTGCCATCGATCCTGCGATACTTAATGTCAATGGCGGTGCAGTAGCATTGGGACATCCTGTGGGAATGACGGGTACGCGCATGGTACTGACACTCTTGCATGAACTGAGAAACCGTCATCTTCAGCGGGGATTGGCAACACTTTGTATCGGTGGAGGGCAGGGTGCATCACTACTGCTGGAGGTAGAATAATGGACTATTTTAGACTGGAAAGACAAACCGACCAGATCGCAACGCTCTATTTTGATACGCCTGACAGCAAAGCCAATGTTTTCTCCACGACTGCACTTGAAACATTTGAAAGATATTTAGATATGTTGGCGCAGGAGAATACGCTTAAAATCCTTTTTATCGAAAGTACCAAAGAGGATATCTTCATTGCCGGGGCAGATATTCATGAGATCAAGCTGGCAAAAGATGCTCCGAGTGTTGAAACCTTTATACAAAAAGGACAGGACATCTTTAATAAACTTGAAAAATTACCGTTTGTAACTGTAGCGATCATTGACGGTGCATGTCTGGGCGGCGGGCTTGAGATGTCCCTTGCCTGTAATTACCGTATAGCTACATCAAACTCTCATACCCGCATAGGATTTCCGGAGATAAAGCTGGGTATTATACCTGGGTTTGGAGGTACACAGAGGCTCTACAGGCTGATAGGATATGCTAAAGCCATGGAACTCATTGCGGGTGCGAAACAGCTTACAGGTGATGAAGCATTCCAGGCAGGTATCGTCGATGCAAGTGTGCCGCAGGGGTATTTAGGATTTAAAAAAGATGCACTGGTCCATGGAATTTTAGACGGTACTTTAAAAGAGAAGATCATCTCTCAGCGAAAAGGGATCAAGTGGTACGAACATTTGAGAATAGTACGGCGTATAATAGAAAAGATAGCAACAAAAAAAGTTTTAAAAAAAACTCAGGGGCATTATCCGGCACCACTGGCCTTGATCAATGTAATAAGTGAGAGTTTCGGTAAGTCTATAGAAGCAGGTCTGTCCATCGAAAGAGATGCAGTGACCCAACTGGCACTCACCTCAGAATCCAAAAATATGGTCGGACTTTTTTTGATCTCAGAGAGGCTCAAGCATGAGACGTTCAGTAGAGCAGCTCCCAAAACGATCCTGCATGCTGCGGTCGTAGGCACGGGTACGATGGGGAGCAGTATCGCATGGGCACTGGATAATCAGAAGATCGATGTACGCCTGAAAGTGCGTAGTATCTCCAGTGCAGCCAATGCGGTCAAGAAGATACGACAGATCTATGAAACGATGAAGAAACGCCGTAAAATCGATAGACGTCATATACAACTCAATATGGACAGGATCACATATGCATTGAATGATGAAGGATTTTCGAGAAGCGATTTCCTTATAGAGGCGGTAAATGAAGATATCGATGTAAAAAGAACAGTCTATAAAGAGTTTGAAGCACTCCTGGAACCAAATGCGATCATCGCGACGAACACCTCTTCTATCTCTATCAGCGATCTGGCCAAAGATCTCAAACACCCAGAACGTTTTATAGGAATGCATTTTTTTAATCCAGTGGAACGCATGCCTCTGGTCGAAGTGATCCCCGGGGAGTTGAGCGATGAAACAACGATCGCAACGGTTGTTAATCTTGCCAAAAGTATGGGGAAAACCCCTGTCAAGGTGAAGGATAGCCCGGGATTTCTAGTCAACAGGGTCTTATTGCCTTACCTCAAAGAAGCAGCAATGATGTTTGAAGAGGGTGAAGATATAGAAAAGATCGATCGGATACTCACAGATTTCGGGATGCCAATGGGCGCATTTTTACTGATGGACGAAGTAGGCGTGGATATCGGTGTGGAAGTTGCCACAGTGCTGCATACAGCATACGGTGAACGTATGGCCATGGGCAAGGTGCTTGATGGCATGCTAAAGAACGGATGGCTTGGCAAAAAGAGTGGTACCGGGTTTTATAACCATGGACAAAAACGCCCATCGATCAATCCTCATATCCATATACTCCAAGAAGGTGAAACACGTTTGGATGCCCAGGCGATCATTCAACGTGCACTCTATATCATGATCAATGAAGCTTCACGTTGTCTTGAAGAGGGGGTCGTGGAGGATGCTGCATACCTGGATATGGCTATGGTCATTGGTATCGGGTTCCCAGCT
The sequence above is drawn from the Sulfurovum sp. TSL1 genome and encodes:
- a CDS encoding cytochrome c, yielding MKNILKITTITMLLLAAMGTASVANENTSNIENGAQLWADTCMRCHNLRTPSSLSKSKWPISMKHMRVRAGLTGQEARDILAFILASKKTKDTK
- a CDS encoding multicopper oxidase domain-containing protein; translation: MKQLLLLFTLLSTLLSAKDVYYDLVIEYKTVNFTGKDVEAMTINGGIPGPTIKAEEGDWVNIKVTNKMDVDTSIHWHGILFPGRNDQDGVPYLTTPPIKAHGSLTFRFPLIQSGTYWYHSHTGLHEQRGIYGSIMIQPKKKRYKVDKELVLLLSDWTDEDPEEVMRTLKRGSEYYAIKKGSVQSLWGFIQNDAVGNMLTQWKNQMPGMDISDVYYDAFLINGKQSSTYKAKAGEKIRLRIINGSASTYFYMQYADGPLRIISADGVDVKPFDQDKLLISVAETYDAILTVPEDGAFELRATAQDGSGKASIYIGKGEKVSVKGVPKPNYYAMKCASSMSSIGKAIGGSKTMKCSGGKSTAGMKCGASMNMNKMDMSSDQRPLTPYAKLEALEDTTLDTKRPWREVHLTLNGDMRRYIWSFNGKILSEEDKISIKKGENVRFIFDNKTMMHHPLHLHGHFFRVVNEHGSRSPLKHTVDIPPLGKSVIEFAADYEKDWLFHCHFLYHMMSGMTRVVSYDTPKNEEEQASYDRFLEEFDKWYFWGNMLALDSMNEGLLAGASGKNSLIAYWESDYDKEYDTYFVYNRYIDRFSSWFAGVSIADRENDKTRAIIGYNYLLPGLIDTMLWVDSKGDARIWFIKEIMLTNNTGLELEYKYDTELKSEWSATLDYRINKQFSISARYHNDTKWGAGIRWFF
- a CDS encoding APC family permease translates to MKDHSKHDRSTKYKESSMTLVGAVSMGTGVMIGAGILALTGQIAELAGSLFPLVFLVAAVVTAFSAYSYVKMSNAYPSAGGIAMFLEKAYGKGIKTAVGALLMYFSMVINESLVARTFGTYTTQLFDIDPNSWIVPALGVGLLIFAFLLNISGNRIIGLFSLLMALIKIGGIIVFSLGGLWVAGFSFENTSVNMTDTSLTGFIASMALAILAYKGFTTITNSGSEIVNPHKNVGRAIIISIVICVVIYFLVAMAVAANLTLPEIIHAKDYALAQAARPAFGNYGLWFTVAIAIVATISGLIASVYAVSRMLAMLTEMKLVPHSHFGMPGDIQKHTLVYTVVIAICLTIFFDLSRIASLGAIFYIIMDIAVHWGVFRYLRKEIHANAFILISAIIFDVIVLGAFLMIKASTDIMIIYAALIGILFILIGESIFLKKYRTEEL
- a CDS encoding porin, yielding MKKLMIGVVLSTMMTSTLLVAETQDVDIKQLREDVDALQLRDKQMQNSFEDHSMSAFQLAGYASFDFVNEEDDDGSFSEVKFSPLLLYTYGDIFLFEAEVELEINDEGETETNLEYAAGTFFINDYMGLQVGKFLSPIGQFVQNQHPSWINKLPSAPVGFGHDGAALSSNIGIALRGGLPKIGEMRSNYAIFVANAPTFGVADDGDVIIDTEAKTDVSDASMTIGGRYAVNPLGNMEIGVSLATGEVEEELPSEETVARDYDVFGADLMYNIDALNLKAEYIQQKIGENALSTLEGGTWKAWYAQAAYQFSSVKLEPVVRYSEYHNPEADRNQWAFGLNYLFTNTLLAKVAYEFNEDEDDTAIDSHANNDRFLVQFAIGF
- a CDS encoding long-chain fatty acid--CoA ligase — translated: MLQEIGTFSSLYDHLKGLPENETFLNHLEMGEWKRFSKSEFLETVRYLTLAFDARGWRDKKIAIAVSPSSYWLMVDYALMLCGAVSVPLFTNISPKNLHFEMENAEIDTVFMQTDEQKNAIYLADESVTCIHFRPADPPCQSFESFIKEGKSIDLADNTKFDRLLSMITRDTPLTVVYTSGTSGLPKGALLTHANLISQLIDTELIYKLYPESDRALSVLPLAHIFERMVMYFYLSQGVSVYFVDKVKHIAAIMQEVRPTLMTVVPRLLEKVYFRMYQKALDNAFFKRHIAMLAFRYAKQKIPDGTSSLRARFFDHLVYQKLRDSMGKKFRMMISGGAQLPEEINCFFTNIGIPVYQGYGLTEASPVICANAPGDNKIGTCGKRYAHTEVKLSSEGELLAKGPGIMQGYINNPEATKEAVDEEGWLHTGDLAEIDAEGYITITGRKKELAKTSTGEYISVQYIEELLTACGWFDYAMVIGDDRPFVVALLMLDPNMISSYAQKHGFSTAQEAAVSKKFKQHIDTFIDQVNTKLNDWEKIRNYHLITEKLKIENGDITPSMKLAREHVKKHFENEIAQMYGGHR
- a CDS encoding 3-hydroxyacyl-CoA dehydrogenase NAD-binding domain-containing protein; the protein is MDYFRLERQTDQIATLYFDTPDSKANVFSTTALETFERYLDMLAQENTLKILFIESTKEDIFIAGADIHEIKLAKDAPSVETFIQKGQDIFNKLEKLPFVTVAIIDGACLGGGLEMSLACNYRIATSNSHTRIGFPEIKLGIIPGFGGTQRLYRLIGYAKAMELIAGAKQLTGDEAFQAGIVDASVPQGYLGFKKDALVHGILDGTLKEKIISQRKGIKWYEHLRIVRRIIEKIATKKVLKKTQGHYPAPLALINVISESFGKSIEAGLSIERDAVTQLALTSESKNMVGLFLISERLKHETFSRAAPKTILHAAVVGTGTMGSSIAWALDNQKIDVRLKVRSISSAANAVKKIRQIYETMKKRRKIDRRHIQLNMDRITYALNDEGFSRSDFLIEAVNEDIDVKRTVYKEFEALLEPNAIIATNTSSISISDLAKDLKHPERFIGMHFFNPVERMPLVEVIPGELSDETTIATVVNLAKSMGKTPVKVKDSPGFLVNRVLLPYLKEAAMMFEEGEDIEKIDRILTDFGMPMGAFLLMDEVGVDIGVEVATVLHTAYGERMAMGKVLDGMLKNGWLGKKSGTGFYNHGQKRPSINPHIHILQEGETRLDAQAIIQRALYIMINEASRCLEEGVVEDAAYLDMAMVIGIGFPAFRGGLMRYADSVGIAQIVETLKHFSTTYGDRFKPSSLLLVMAQKHETFYGGQ
- a CDS encoding DUF1104 domain-containing protein; this encodes MKYLIIITAMIASLYAIDFTHMSTEDMMHMRGSVPMEQRDDFRKEMQKRMQSMTQEERQKYGMQGKGMMGGQGMMGGQGMMGMGNQGMMGGQGMHCCCCCCCCQSMMNNRCMMGKKGMDNQDMKQGKGMKQGQGMKCGGQGMMGNQGMMNK
- a CDS encoding NAD(P)/FAD-dependent oxidoreductase, which encodes MKDVLIVGGGYGGIAALKTLAPRKDITITLLDQNPYHFLQTEGYSLIAGTLPFDKTIVNLNSLCQSYGENISFIHNGVSHIDLDSKCVYIEQKEQIFYDYLIIATGSVTRMMDSIEGLQNCSYGIKSLRGAFHMKQFFEKELFTRLENHKHAKAHYSIVVGGAGLTGVEIAAEMQHYFNRYYKNNTLACDKITIHLISGSDTVLKGMHPDIIKYATKHLEHLGVILHCGLHISKVEPHKAYLENGEVIDFDFMLFTGGISATAMVRSIEVEHNKLGQIIVNPTLQIPGHTEAFAVGDAAEILDTKGKRIADTAQAAIKSGIHAASNIEHILNGKEPVAADIRIVGLAIAMGGNYAILSIGSIKMRGKVAHYVKKLIENLYKWPLWIRCRFGFNKACEIEG
- a CDS encoding thiolase family protein; its protein translation is MKRERIAIISGLRTPMARAGDKFQHLQADTLGTRIIRETVMRSPLGFDEFDEVIIGNVAQPIHAANIARVIALRSGFPRETPAFTVNRNCASGMQSITSAADRIRANEGNIYLCGGVESMSNIPLVYNQKMTALFLKLSKSRTFLERFHALLSFRPGFLKPIVGLMSGLTDPVSGLMMGSTAEVLAREFGISREAQDDFALESHKKAAKAKQSGRFAQEMMPIIYDEENGKILDYDDGIRDGQTIEALAALEPYFDKKNGTVTAGNASQITDAAAAVIVMGEEEAKQRGLTPLGYVSDYVYAGLDPKRMGLGPVIATHKLFKRTKLGMKDIDLVEINEAFAAQVIACLQSFDSTVFSKKHFNESKAVGAIDPAILNVNGGAVALGHPVGMTGTRMVLTLLHELRNRHLQRGLATLCIGGGQGASLLLEVE